The stretch of DNA CCCAGGGATTTAATGACTATTTCTTGCTCACCGATTAATTCATCTACTATAACACCCAGTTTACGGTCACCAGAACCGACAACGACTAAATAAACCTTGCTGTCATCATTTTTTGATGTTTTATGATTGAATATATCTCCCAGTCGTTTTATAGGGCATACCTGCCCGCGAATGATTATCACTTCAGAATGTCTGATGGTCTTTATCTCCGAACGATTGACGTAAAGGGTTTCCACCACGTAGGTTAGAGGAAATGCGTAAGTCTTGGAGCTGCATTCGACCATTAGCGCGCGGGTTATGGCCAGGGTTAGCGGCAGCTTTATGGAAAACCGGGTACCCTGACCGGGCACGGCGTAATAATCCACTAGGCCATTGATATTTTCTATTTGGGTGCGTACTATATCCATACCCACACCCCGACCGGAAATGTCACTAACATGGTCTTCTTCCACTGTTGAGAAACCCGGTGCAAAAATAAGCTCCTGGGCTTCCCGGTCACTCATCCGGTCATAATGCTCCTGCGTTATTAAACCTCGCTGCAGGGCTTTGCTTTTTAATTTTTGCATGTCAATGCCCCGCCCATCATCTTCCACGTTAATGACAATGTGCCCTTCTGAATAAGATGCTTTTAACTTGAGGTGGCCTTGAGCCGGTTTGCCCAAGCGCTGCCTTTCCCGGGCATCTTCAATGCCGTGGTCAATGGAGTTTCTTAACAGGTGGATTAACGGGTCTCCGATTACTTCAATCACATTACGGTCAAGTTCGGTTTCTTTACCTTCGATAATAAAGTCGATTTCTTTGCCAAGTTTATGGGCTATATCCCTTACCATGCGTGGGAAACGATTGAATACCTGGGCAACGGGCAGCATGCGCGCTTTCATGATTTCGTCCTGTAAATCAGTAGTAACCTTACCCAGGTGACTGGATATTTCTAATATATCTTCGGCAATGTCTTCGGAGCCGAATTTGCTTTCAAAGACATTTACAAAACGCTCCAACCTGGTGCGTTCAATTACCAGTTCCCCGACCAGATTCATCAGGGTGTTTAATTTTTCCACGTCTACCCGGACGGTTTTTATGGCTTTCTTTGGACCGTTGTTATCACTGTTGGGCAGTTTTGCGGCAGTGGGAGTTGCTTTGGCCATGTTTTTCCGGTCCGCCGCAGTTTGCATTTCCTGCTCCGGGGTATTATTAACTTTAATTTTTTGTATATGTACAGCCTTGATTTCCGCTACCGAGAGGGCCAGGTTTTTAACCTGGTCGATGTCTGACTGGCTAATAATAATCAGTGCTATACTACTGTTAAAATAACCGCTTTGAATATCCTCTATTTGGGGGTTGGTTTTAATGATCTCGCCCACCTGCTCTAAAGTTTCAAAGAGCAGAAAAGCACGTACTTCCTTCATCTGGCAGTCTTCCGCAAAAACAACCTGCAGGCCATAGGCATGGTACCCACGGATTTCTGCTTCGCTGATGACATCCTCGGTTACGTCATCAACTTCGATCTCCGGCAGCAGTTGATTGGAATCACTTACTTTTGACGTTCCCTGTTCAACGGGCTTATACAGCCGGTCGTGTCCATATTGGTTATTAATGTCGGCTCCCGGTGTTTGTTTTACTTGTTTGATTTTTTGTAACACCGGACTGATATCTATATTTTTAGTGGCATTGCCAGTTGTTTCGTCTTTTAATTCCGTTAATTTATCAACGGCTTCAAAAAGCACGTCCACCAGGTCACCGGTTATTTCCAACCGGTTATGACGTAGTTCATCGAATAAGCTTTCCAACTCATGGGTTAATTTTGTCATTTTATCGTAGCCCATTATGGCGGAAGATCCCTTTATGGTATGAGCGGCCCGAAATATTTCCTGAATAATTTCGGGTGTGGCTTGCTGCTGCTCCAATAGAAGTATATTATCGCTGATTATTTGCATTTTTTCTTCCAGTTCTTCTTGAAAGATGGCAATTTCTTCACTACTAAACACCGTATCACTCCCTCTTTTTTAGGTTTCTGAGAGTTGCTCCATTTGTTTTAGATGTTGCATATCCTGGTTGGGTAAAAGCTGATGTAAATCCACCAGCACAATTAGGTTTTTATCATCCAGGATTATGCCCTTTAGATAATGCTCGTCCACACTAATACTGGGCGGCACGGGTTTAATCATATCCGGGCTGATCTTTCTTACTTCAGAAACGCTGTCAACGATGAGGCCAAATTTATTCTCTTCTGTCTCCACTACAATGACCCGGTTGTTTTCTGTCCTTTCATCGGCCTGAGTATTAAACAGCACATGCAAATTAACAGCCGGTGCTATTTGTCCCCTGATATTAATTATTCCCTCCACATATGCCGGAGCGTTTGGTGTTGGGGTAATTTTCTCCAGGCGAATAATCTCCGAGACCAAAGATATATCTACACCAAAATATTGGTCGATTAACGAAAATACTACAATTTGCAAATCGGTTATTTCAGCAGACACTAAAACGCCTCCTTTGAAATTATTCTTCTTTGATATCATCTTTTTCCTCTGTTTGTCTATTTGACGGGTTCAGATAGGATATCAACCTTTCCCTGATCAGGATGGGGTTATACCCGGCCTGTAAAGAAATGATACCTTCCATCATCAGTTGTTTTAATAATATTTCTTTATCGCTAATATTGGATAACTTGGCAGCTAGTGGAAACCATAGTAAGTTAGCACTGCCTACACCGTAAAGAGTGGCCATAAATGCCACGGCAATGGCAGAACCCAGGGTATCCGGGTCATTCATGTTTCCTAACACGTGCACCAAACCCATCACTGTACCGATAATACCCATTGTGGGCGCATAACCGCCTGCAACTTCAAATATTTTACTACCAATACTGTGGCGTTCCTCTATGGTATAAATTTCTACTTCCATAATATCTTTTACCAACTCCGGTTCGGTGCCGTCTATTACCAACTGCAGCCCTCTTTTAAAAAAGGCGTCATCGATATCCTCAATGCGGTTTTCCAAATATAATAACCCTTCCCGCCGGGCATCTTCGGCCAGGCTTACAATATCTTCAATAGTTTTGATCGGATCGTAAGATTTATTAAAAAAAGCTATTTTTATTATTTGCGGCAGGGCCTTAAAGTCGTTAGGGGAAAAACTGAAGATTGTGGCTCCCAAAGTTCCACCGAAAACTATCAGCGCGGCACTGGGCTGAAACAATGCCAACAAATGCCCTCCTTCCAATAAAAAACCCACCAGTAATGATAGTATTCCAATGAAGAATCCAAGTGCAGTTGCTAAATCCATAGTATTTATCCATTCCTTTACAATTTATAAATTATCAAAATTCTCATAATCTGTCTCGTTTAAAGTCGAAATGCTATTTGGTTCAACTTCGGCAAACTTATTACGTAAGATTATCAGATCAACCCGGCGATTAAGCTGACGATTTTCAGTATTACTGTTCGGAACCCTGGGTCTGTATTGTCCATATGCTGTGGCGGACATCTTCTGCGGGGTAAATCCGAATTCATTGATCATTGCCTGTAGTACATTAGTAGATCTGGCCGCTGATAATTCCCAATTGGAAGGATATCGGGAATTATTAATTGGGAGATCATCGGTATGCCCTTCGACGCGAATGTAGTTGGGTATATCCACCATTAACGGTGTTAATTTTGTTAGAATTTCATGCGCATTCGGGGTTAGCTGAGCCGAGCCCAGGTCAAACAAAACCGCTTCCTGAAAACTTAGCACGATACCCCTTTCCTCCATGCCAACTGAAACCCTGGTTGAAAGCCCGTTTTCTTCAATATATTCTTCTAAGTTTCTTTTTAAATTCTCCAGCTGCATTAACTCTAGCTGATCTTTTATTTGTTCATCCTGTTCAACAATATTTTGCATTTGTTCCGGAGGAGAGCCGGGGATAACTTTCGAACCCGAGCTGTCTAATAACATCCCTCCCGCGCCGAAGACTTGGGACAGTGCTTCAGCCAACGTCTCGAATTTAGCCGCATCAATTTTGCTTAACGTATATAAAACTATAAAAAAAACCAACAGCAGGGTAATCATATCAGCATAGGTTATCAACCAACGATCCTTATTATCCTTGCCTTTTTTTTATGCCAACTCCTGTTGACCAAAGTATTAACCCCCATTTTAATTAGAAGACATTATAGCAATTTATTCTAATAATTTAGTAATTTTCTATAATTACTTTTAAAATCCTGCATTGTAAAATAAGTAAACATGCGCAACATAACTACAAAAATCCCTCTTAAAGATTAAGAGGGACTCTAATTAAAAGTGACTATTCAATCCTCCATTACTTCTTTCAGGTTTAATAACAAAATCATATCGTTTTCTTCTTTAAGGATCCCTTTGATAAACCTGTCTTCACCGTTCATGGTTTCGGATTTTTCCACTTCATCATTTGAATACCTGGTTACAGAATAAACACTGTCTACAATTAGACCCAATTTCCCTTTAATCGTCTCTGTCACTATAATACGGGAATCTCTACCCAGCTTATTCTCTTCTAAACCCAGTCTTAAACTTAAGCTTATAACAGGTACAATGGCTCCTCTAAGGTTTATAATGCCCTTACAGTAATACTGTGTATTGGGAACCCTGGTTATTTCCATGATGCGTATAATTTCCGATACATTTTCTATTTGTAAGCCATAATGTTGATTGTTTAATCCGAAAACCACCAGCTGGTTATTTTCCTTCATATAACTTCCCCCATTACATAGCATCTGACCTTGATTTTATTTACAAACCCCCATTGTTTCCAGTATCACTAAAAGGTTTCCAGGGGCACCAACTATTTACACCCCCCTTTCCGGTAGCCGAATCAAAAGTACTTATCAGCTTTATGATATATAAAACCTATTACTTAATAATCGGCTGAAAATGTTTGAAACTTTAAAGATAACATAAAACATTTCGTATAGAGAATGTGAAAACTACGGATAAGTCCGTGGGTTTTCTGTGGCAACACCTTTTTTTATAATTTTTGTGTCTTTTGTAGAATAGTATAAACCATACGGGCTGCTTCGGCACGGGTTATTGTTCTATTTGGTTCCAGGTACCCCTGCTCGGTTGTAGTTATTAAACCGCTTTGAATGCATGCTAGAATGTGTGGTCTTTGCCAGGAGTAAGTAGAAGAATAATCGTTGGGAAAATACGTTTTTAGCACAGAAGTTGCCTGATCAGGGGTTTTTAGCGGTAGACCGGCTGCATTGGCCATAAAAACACAAGCTTGCTCCCGAGTTAAAGGATTGCCGGGATGAAATAAAAGTTTTCCATCTGTAGTAGGGGTGTTAGGGATCCACCCGGCTTTAACAGCGGCTTCAATATATTGGATTTCGATAATGTTTAAGTTTTGTATATCGCTAAATATATGCGACTGCAATGATAAAGGAGAAAAGGGCAATCTGAAACCATTGACAAGCATGCTGATAAATTCATACCTCGTTACAGGTAATTCATTTTGACCGGATTTATTCGTCAAACCAAAAAATTCTTCAGGCACCGGGGAGCCGTCCTGGTATGTTGCAAGTGGGTGCATAATTCCCCTGGACCACAGAGTTACCACGTAAGACCTGGCCCATTCCAGATCTACCCCGCCTGTTTTCCTTAGATAGAAATCTTTAAAGTCCTTTGTTGTGCGTACCACCATGTAGTGCCCGAAGCCTGTATTGGAAAAAGGAACGGTAATGCTTTCGGTGGTAAGATTGTAACTACCTATCCTTTGCAGCATGGATGGTTGCAAAGATGTAGCTTGAAAGCTGGGCAGGGCGTATAAAACGGTAATCAGTTCATTATTAGTACCGCCGGCGGCGGCATCAAACTTCAAAGTTAGCTCACCCGGGTTTGAAAGGCTGTAAGATGGTGATGCGGCCTCAATGGAATACAGTGGGCTTAATGGTATATAGTCGGGGTTTAGATTAAATTGGGGGCTGTTGGCCAATATAGTGACACTTTGATCCCAGGCGGATCTATTGCTATGATCAACAATAGCGGTTTCTTTAGGTACCTTAAGAACTACCGATTTATTAAAGGCAGGTAAACTTTGACCAATTGCTTCAAAGCAGCGCTGGGAACCGGACAACGGTGCATCAATAACAGTAATGCGTAAATCGTCAGTTTCAGTGCTGTCTTTTTTGTTTTGCCCGTTATACCTATATTTTTCCACTTTGACTTTAATAGTATTTTCACCGGGTTTGAGTAAGTAATCACGCAGCAACCAAAGATCAGAGTCGCTGCCAGCTATTTGAATAGCTTCTTCACTGTTTATTTCAACAGTTTTGGCGTTTTCCACGCGTACTTGTATGTCTACCTTATTGGTGGTGGCATAAGGTCTTTGGGAATAAGTAGTATTATTATCATTGGCTGGTCTCCAGTAAATGTCCATAGCAAGGGCGGGTGTGCTATTGGCATAGAAAAGAAAGCTATATAGTGCCAAGGTATAAAGAATTTTTTTGACCATCTTGATCACTCCATTTTTTATATGCAGGTTATAGATATATTGGATAATTTTTCGTTTGTTCCTTCATGGCAACAGAAAAATTTGTCTGTTTAATCTGAGATATGTTAATTATCGGTTTTGACGGGTTATGATAGACTATTTTTCTATTATTTAAATCAACTTTCGGGGTTCAATCACATTCAGGCCTACTACCTAACTGTCTATGCTTAAATCTATAGATTACCATAGACTCCAAGACTCGCTACCGGTGACTTGGCTTAAGCCTTACCGGGGGAAGCAATAGGGACGGTCTCTTGCTTCCATAAATGGAAACAAGAGACCGTCCCTATTGCTTCCCAAAAAATCCCGCCTTTTTAGGGCGGGATGTTTTGGATTCGCATGAACTACACTGTTATTTTAGTTTCTTTACCAATAATATTAGGTTCTCCACTTAATTTAGCAAAAGTGCTGAAAAATTCATCAGTTGCTTTCTTATCAGGAGCCGGTGTTAAATAGGTAACAACAATCAATATGATTAACCCCAGAACTAAAGCCGGCACACCTGGTAGCAAGCCCATGGCAAACTTTTGCGGAATTATCCCCAGAGGCAAAGCAACTTGTACTATTTGAGAGACCAGCAGTGCAGCAATGGCAGCCTCCTTGGTACAACGTTTCCAGTACAACGCAGCAAGCATGGGGACGATCAAACAGGCAAATCCCCCGAAGGCCCAGTTAATCAGAGTGATAATTCCCATAGGTTTGATTAAAGCCAGCACATAGCTGATCAAAACCATGGCGAAAAGTACACTTTTGCTTAATAATAGTTTCTTTTTGTCCTCAATATTTTTAGCAGATGACATGTTTAGCAAAATGTCTTTAGTGAAAATAGTTCCGGCAGCGAGTAGTTGCGAGTCCATGGTGGACATGGTAGCGGCCAGGATTGCCGCGCCCAAGATGCCGGTCATGAAAACAGGTGCATATTGGGCTAGAAACAATGGAATAATTTGTTCAGCTTGATTCCCTTCCAAGCCGGGAATCAAGGTATGTGCCCACATGCCGATGTAAACGCAAACAGAGAAAATGAAAAGTCCGGCAAAGGGATACATTAAACTCATTTTCTTAAGCTCACCAATACTCTTACCTGACAGCAAGCGTGTAAAGAGCTGCGGAAACATTGGCACCGCCAGGCTTACTATGATACCAAAGCTGAAAAATACCTGCCAGGGCAAATTTCCCCTGGATAATAGTTCAGGATTATTTTGCATGATGTTTTGCGTTACCTGAGCGGGACCTCCCACAGTATTTAATGCATACAGAAAAATTATCAATGCACCGACCATAAAAACCATAGCTTGCACCGTATTGGCCCAAATTGAACCACGCATTCCCCCCATAATTACGTAAATACCAATAACTACAGATATTATCAAAGCCCCCAGCCAAAAAGGTACAGCACCCTGGGTCAGCCCTTCAAAAACTTGTCCGGCACCCATGGTGCCTGTCATCAGATAGGGTATGGTATAGATTAAACCCACCAGAGTCACAAGATAACCTAAAGTTTTACTGTTCCAGCGGCCAATTACGACATCAGACATTGTCACAAAACCATATTTCTTGCCCAGCAACCAGGCCCGATTCCCGACGGTATAAAATAGAATTGGCGTTAGCCAGGCCCACGTAGTTACGAAATAAGGCCACATTATCCACCCATTATGATAAGCCTGACCTGGAATGCCAATTAAGGTTACAGCTGAAATGTTGGCGGCAAAAACGCCGCAAAACAGCACCAGGGCTTTAAATTCACGGCTGCCGGTGTAATAATCTTCAAGGGTGCCTTTGGCGTATTTAACGCTGGCCAATCCAATGGTTAAAATAGCAATGACATAAAGCGCAAGAATAGATAAAACTGTAATATTTTGTTGTTCCATGATATAAGCCCCCTCCAGGATTAATCTTCATCCGGATCATACCAGAAGCTTTTGTTTACCCAGAAAAGCAGTAATGTACCAATAACCCAAATCATTAATTGATATAGTTCATAGATAGAAAGCCAACCTAGAAATACGGGTTCCTTAATTTTTCCCCAGTTCCAAATGTCTACCCTGATAAATACCAGAAAAACGCACATGGCATAAAGTATCCATTCCTTTGGTTTCAATTGGGGCACCCCCTTTTAAATTTGAATTTGAGCAATTATTTTCTTATCCCTGTACTTTTACATACAAAGTCGCGACATTTGTTTTGTCCGAAATGTGTTTAAATATTGAATTGCCTGAAAATTTTTTATAAACAACCCCCTCTCACTTTTCCTACCATTAAGCTATGATCACATTACGAAGCAAGAAATGTGCCACTAAATATGTACACAAATCAAATGCTCATTAAGCTTGGGTTTTGACAAAGAGAAAAATATATCCAGCAACTTTTACGGAATAAATTGGATATTTTCTATCATTATTTAGCTCCCTTTAGGTTTGGAATACAACCAAACTGGTTTAATAATAAACCTTGTTTATAAAAATACAATATTTTATGTGAAAATTTTAAATATTTACAGGATTCATGAATTTAGTGTCGAAAAGATAATAAGCTTAATATAAAATTCCGTGCATAAATATTATTTACATAAATAAAAACCGGTACATAAATAAACCAAGGAATTTAACGTTTATTCGTATGTAGCCGTTCATTTGTAAGGAGGTAGTTTTACTTGAATATCGGTAAGCTAATAAGAAATTCGCCGGTTGTATTAAAAAAGGAACAGCTTCTTGACAAAGCGGTTGATTTATTGATTGATCATCAACAATGCGCGGCTCCGGTAGTTAGTGGAAAAAAAACTATCGGTGTTTTACTGCTGGCCGAGGCTTTGCACAGATTAAGAAACAAGCCGGACAATAAAGAGCAGGTGGTATCTGATGCTTTATTCACCGATGTTACCGTATTAAGTCCGGATGATGCTATTGAAGATACTGTTATTGGAGGTCTGCCATTTTATCCCGTATCAGATAGCAAAGGACATTATATGGGAATTGTGCTGGTTGAAGATATTTACAAAGATATGAAGAAAATTGCAAATAGGAAAAATGATGTTCTCCAAAATGCTCATAACGGCATATTGGCTGTTGATGCCGAAGGAGTCATTATAGTCTGTAATAAATCGGCCGGCAAACACCTGGGTATAAATCCGCATGAAATTACGGGTCGGAAAATTAATGAAGTTTTTCCTACCAGCAGATTAACCAGGGTAATTAGCACTGGCAAGCCCGAATCAATACAAAAAATTATAGTCAACGGTCGTTCGATAGTGTGCAATCGTACACCGATTGTTTACGATGGGAAAGTGACAGGGGCTGTTACCGTGTTTCAGAACGTTGCCGAGCTCGAAGCTGTTTCAGCTGAATTAGAGTCTGTACAACGGCTATATAATGAACTGGACACTATCGTCGAGGCGGCGCATGATGGAATTATGATTACTAACAGTGATGGAATCGGTTTGAGAGTTAACCGGGCCCTTTGTCGCCTTACCGGTCTCGAAGCCTCTTATTACCTTAACCAGCCCATTGACAAGCTTTATAGTGATGGTGTTTTTAAGTACGAATCAGTAACTACGAAAGCCCTGCGAGAAAAACGTTCGGTTACTGCAATACAAAGGATAAATAACGGTAAAGAGGTTTTGGTAACCGGCACACCCATATTTAGTAACAACGGAGAACTCTTTCGGGTTGTTACCAACGTGAGGGACATCATCGAGCTGCAAAAGCTAAAAGAAGAAAGAGACAGGTATATAGAAAAAAACTCAGCTAACGGTGATGTTGATGATTTTATCCAGCAATTGCGAAAAGGAGAAATCGTTGCTGAAAGCACAGAGATGTTAAAAGTTTTGCACGTGGCGGTTCGGGTGGCCAGGGCCGAAACAACTGTACTGCTTTTGGGGGAATCTGGGGTAGGTAAAGAAGTACTGGCTAAAATAATTCATTGCAGTAGCAACAGACCCAGAAGAGGAAAGTTTATCCAGATTAATTGCGGTGCCATTCCGGAAAGTCTTTTGGAAAGCGAGCTTTTTGGGTATGAATCTGGTGCGTTCACCGGCGCAAAAAAAGAGGGCAAACCTGGACTGTTCGAAATTGCTGATAACGGGACATTGCTGCTGGATGAAATCGGTGAAATGCCTCAGCCGCTGCAAGTCAAACTATTGAGGGTTTTGCAGGAACAGGAATACTATCGCATTGGCGGTGTTAAGCCAATTAAACTGAATGTGAGAATAATTGCAGCTACAAACAAAGACCTTAAAAAATTAGTAAAACAGGGGAAATTCCGTAAAGATCTTTATTATCGTTTAAATGTTATTCCCATTGAAATTCCCCCGCTGCGCCACCGCAAAGATGATATACTTCCATTGTCATTACATTATTTACGTAATTTTAACGAAAAGCACCAAACCAATAAGACCCTGGATGCTAGAACTGTGGCTATCTTAGAGAGTTACCACTGGCCTGGTAATGTTAGGGAACTAATGAATATATTAGAACGCACGGTAATTTTAAACAGCGGGGATTCCATAGATCCGTACATTATCAATAATCAACTCGACCAAAAGGGCGTCAAGGAAATTACTCCGATTATTGTCAGGAGTATTATACCCCTCCGCAAGGCCCAAGCAATCATAGAACGGGAACTGCTGCAAAAAGCGTTAACAAAGAATAAGACTGTTCGCCAAGCAGCTAAAGACCTGGGCATATCACATTCTACATTAATTCGCAAGGCCGCCCAATACAACTTAAAAAAGGAGAATGTGATTACTGTGTAACCGGGGGGAAGCAGGGGAACGGTTCTCTTGCTTCTCCCTGCTTCCTAGGCCTTTTGCATACCCATGAACACTTTTTCGGGGGTTATGGGGAGATTGGTTATTCTAACACCCACCGCATTATAAACCGCATGTACGATGGCCGGCGCAGGTGTATTAATTACAACCTCTCCTATCGACTTGGCACCAAAGGGCCCCGTCGGCTCATAACTTTCTTCGAAGGCTACCCTTACGTTACTGATATCCTTTCGGCAGGGAATCTTATACTGCATAAAAGAGTTAGTCTGCAATTGGCCTTTGTGGTTATATTTTACATCCTCATACAAAGCCATTCCTATTCCCTGTACAATGCCACCTTCTGTCTGTACCCGCGCCAGGTTTGGATTGATTACCGTACCGCAGTCCACCACAGCCACGTAATCCACCAGGTCAACTTTTCCGGTCTCCTGATCCACTTCCACTTCAGCAAATCCGGCTACAAAGGGCGGCGGCGAAACCCGGCTGCCATAGGTGGCGTGTCCGGCCAGCTGGAGTTTTCCCGTACCCAAGACCATAAGTTCAGCAAGTTTCTTTAGACTTATGGACTTTTTACCGTCTACAGTACTAATGGTTTTTCCATCATAGGTGGTTTCTTCAGGGGGCACTGCTAAAAAACCTGCCCCGTTTTGCATAATTTGCTGTTTTAAATCTTCCGCCGCTTTAACTACGGCCATACCCGTGACATAAGTGGTGCTGGAAGCGTAGGAACCGGGGTCATAGGGAGAAACATCGGTATCCGCGGCATGAACAATAATATTTTCCACTGATGTTTCTAAAACCTCGGCAGCTATTTGGGTCAGTATGGTATCGCTGCCCGTGCCCATGTCGGTGGAACCGATGAGCAGGGTAAAGCTGCCGTCATCATTAAGTCTTATTTCAGCGGAGGCCGTATCCACTCCGGCAATTCCCGATCCCTGCATGGTTACCGCCATGCCCACCGCTCTTATTTTATTGTTGCCTGTATCTATCCCGGGATACTTTTGGTCCCATCCGATCATTTCTTTACCCTTTTCTATGCACCTGTGCAGAGACGAACTGCCCAGAGAATGATCTTTATGGACCAGAGATGTTTCCCCTTCCCTGATTAAATTCTTAAGCCGGATTTCCGCCGGGTCTAGGTTCAGTTTTTCAGCCAGCTTATTGACAGTTGACTCAAGGGCAAAGGTTCCCTGGGTGGCCCCATATCCCCGTAAAGCTCCCGCCGGCATTTTATTTGTATAAACAGCCTGGCCCATATACCGTACACCTTTTGCCTTATTATAAAGGGGAAGGGTTTTTTCCCCCACCACCGCAAATACCGTGGGCGCATGTTCCCCGTAGGCGCCAGTATCGGATAAACCCTGGATGTCGATCGCTTTGATGTAACCTTCCCGGTCGGCCCCCAGTCTGACTTTTAACTTCATGGCATGGCGGCTGTTAGTGTAGGTAAAGGTTTCCTTTCTGTCATAGACAATTTTAGCCGGCTTCCCTGTTTTTAAAGTAACAATGGCCGGGAACAATTCCGCCACAGCTGTCTGTTTTCCTCCGAATCCTCCGCCTATTCTCGGTTTAATAACCCTGATCATGTTAGCAGGCATTTGTAATGCCCTGGCCAGTATTCTTCGCACATGAAAGGGAATCTGGGTGGAGCTTACCAC from Desulfoscipio gibsoniae DSM 7213 encodes:
- a CDS encoding flagellar motor protein, whose amino-acid sequence is MDLATALGFFIGILSLLVGFLLEGGHLLALFQPSAALIVFGGTLGATIFSFSPNDFKALPQIIKIAFFNKSYDPIKTIEDIVSLAEDARREGLLYLENRIEDIDDAFFKRGLQLVIDGTEPELVKDIMEVEIYTIEERHSIGSKIFEVAGGYAPTMGIIGTVMGLVHVLGNMNDPDTLGSAIAVAFMATLYGVGSANLLWFPLAAKLSNISDKEILLKQLMMEGIISLQAGYNPILIRERLISYLNPSNRQTEEKDDIKEE
- a CDS encoding sodium:solute symporter family protein — protein: MEQQNITVLSILALYVIAILTIGLASVKYAKGTLEDYYTGSREFKALVLFCGVFAANISAVTLIGIPGQAYHNGWIMWPYFVTTWAWLTPILFYTVGNRAWLLGKKYGFVTMSDVVIGRWNSKTLGYLVTLVGLIYTIPYLMTGTMGAGQVFEGLTQGAVPFWLGALIISVVIGIYVIMGGMRGSIWANTVQAMVFMVGALIIFLYALNTVGGPAQVTQNIMQNNPELLSRGNLPWQVFFSFGIIVSLAVPMFPQLFTRLLSGKSIGELKKMSLMYPFAGLFIFSVCVYIGMWAHTLIPGLEGNQAEQIIPLFLAQYAPVFMTGILGAAILAATMSTMDSQLLAAGTIFTKDILLNMSSAKNIEDKKKLLLSKSVLFAMVLISYVLALIKPMGIITLINWAFGGFACLIVPMLAALYWKRCTKEAAIAALLVSQIVQVALPLGIIPQKFAMGLLPGVPALVLGLIILIVVTYLTPAPDKKATDEFFSTFAKLSGEPNIIGKETKITV
- a CDS encoding S-layer homology domain-containing protein yields the protein MVKKILYTLALYSFLFYANSTPALAMDIYWRPANDNNTTYSQRPYATTNKVDIQVRVENAKTVEINSEEAIQIAGSDSDLWLLRDYLLKPGENTIKVKVEKYRYNGQNKKDSTETDDLRITVIDAPLSGSQRCFEAIGQSLPAFNKSVVLKVPKETAIVDHSNRSAWDQSVTILANSPQFNLNPDYIPLSPLYSIEAASPSYSLSNPGELTLKFDAAAGGTNNELITVLYALPSFQATSLQPSMLQRIGSYNLTTESITVPFSNTGFGHYMVVRTTKDFKDFYLRKTGGVDLEWARSYVVTLWSRGIMHPLATYQDGSPVPEEFFGLTNKSGQNELPVTRYEFISMLVNGFRLPFSPLSLQSHIFSDIQNLNIIEIQYIEAAVKAGWIPNTPTTDGKLLFHPGNPLTREQACVFMANAAGLPLKTPDQATSVLKTYFPNDYSSTYSWQRPHILACIQSGLITTTEQGYLEPNRTITRAEAARMVYTILQKTQKL
- a CDS encoding chemotaxis protein CheW: MSAEITDLQIVVFSLIDQYFGVDISLVSEIIRLEKITPTPNAPAYVEGIINIRGQIAPAVNLHVLFNTQADERTENNRVIVVETEENKFGLIVDSVSEVRKISPDMIKPVPPSISVDEHYLKGIILDDKNLIVLVDLHQLLPNQDMQHLKQMEQLSET
- a CDS encoding chemotaxis protein CheW, with product MKENNQLVVFGLNNQHYGLQIENVSEIIRIMEITRVPNTQYYCKGIINLRGAIVPVISLSLRLGLEENKLGRDSRIIVTETIKGKLGLIVDSVYSVTRYSNDEVEKSETMNGEDRFIKGILKEENDMILLLNLKEVMED
- a CDS encoding OmpA/MotB family protein, yielding MLLDSSGSKVIPGSPPEQMQNIVEQDEQIKDQLELMQLENLKRNLEEYIEENGLSTRVSVGMEERGIVLSFQEAVLFDLGSAQLTPNAHEILTKLTPLMVDIPNYIRVEGHTDDLPINNSRYPSNWELSAARSTNVLQAMINEFGFTPQKMSATAYGQYRPRVPNSNTENRQLNRRVDLIILRNKFAEVEPNSISTLNETDYENFDNL
- a CDS encoding chemotaxis protein CheA, yielding MFSSEEIAIFQEELEEKMQIISDNILLLEQQQATPEIIQEIFRAAHTIKGSSAIMGYDKMTKLTHELESLFDELRHNRLEITGDLVDVLFEAVDKLTELKDETTGNATKNIDISPVLQKIKQVKQTPGADINNQYGHDRLYKPVEQGTSKVSDSNQLLPEIEVDDVTEDVISEAEIRGYHAYGLQVVFAEDCQMKEVRAFLLFETLEQVGEIIKTNPQIEDIQSGYFNSSIALIIISQSDIDQVKNLALSVAEIKAVHIQKIKVNNTPEQEMQTAADRKNMAKATPTAAKLPNSDNNGPKKAIKTVRVDVEKLNTLMNLVGELVIERTRLERFVNVFESKFGSEDIAEDILEISSHLGKVTTDLQDEIMKARMLPVAQVFNRFPRMVRDIAHKLGKEIDFIIEGKETELDRNVIEVIGDPLIHLLRNSIDHGIEDARERQRLGKPAQGHLKLKASYSEGHIVINVEDDGRGIDMQKLKSKALQRGLITQEHYDRMSDREAQELIFAPGFSTVEEDHVSDISGRGVGMDIVRTQIENINGLVDYYAVPGQGTRFSIKLPLTLAITRALMVECSSKTYAFPLTYVVETLYVNRSEIKTIRHSEVIIIRGQVCPIKRLGDIFNHKTSKNDDSKVYLVVVGSGDRKLGVIVDELIGEQEIVIKSLGSYLGQVEGLAGAAILGDGKVSLIVDVRSLVRSAGSEEALLYAAAN